Below is a genomic region from Salvelinus sp. IW2-2015 linkage group LG18, ASM291031v2, whole genome shotgun sequence.
agacagaggaggtggACAGTACAGTGTGACACAGCAGCACACCCCCTCTGACAAACAGCAATTTAAAGCTCATACATTAATGAATGTTTATGCGAGCAGCTGCAAGGCTTCACTGGTGTACCGATCTGTATTCAGTCAGTGTCTTCAGTGGGTGAGAGACACCATCATCCCCAAATGTCAGTACCGTCGGATTCTCTCTTATAGCATCACGGAACACTCGGACTCCTCAGTTCACGGGGAAATGGCATCTTTAAAACTGCCACAGTCAGTCAAAGAGACACCAGGACCTGTTACCTAACAGCCAGTGAGTCTCTCACCACTCATACCGATGTGGATCGTTGCTCTTACAGCAAAAAACATTTCTCTGTAAGAGATGAATTCTAGATATCTGAWTGATAATTGACTGGATGATAGTCATTATGTTCATGCTTGTCAAAGTGAGTTCTATCAGTTGTCAGTGTCAGGGCTTATGGCTGGGTTCCAGTTTGTTTGCCTTGCAGGAGAACTTGGCAAACATTTCTCTGATTGGCCAGTAAGATGCACGTAAGCTGCTCAGCTGGAGCATTATGGGATGTTACCTCTCAGCGTGGGTGACACAGCCAGTGACCCTGAAATCCAGAGGCTCTCACATGAGTGCATTAAGACATATGGCCATTTTCCCCTCCAAGCTATGAGGACTGATCATTCATACGCCCTGGATCTGAACTGGAGGAGATGATTGAAAAGAGTTCGAGACTAGCGTGTTTTGTTGACGACGAGGGGAATTACAACTTGTATTTGAATTGTATCTTGTCCACAGCGATGAGGAGGAGTTGCGCAAGTCCTTCTCCGAGTTGGCCGATTTGCGCACTGACTCCGCCTCCCACACCATGAAGCGAATCGGCAGTGGTCTAGGCGTGGCCCAGAATCCTGACGCCCTGATCTATAAGAACGGCTTCCTGGTACGGAAGGTCCACGCAGACTCTGACGGCAAGAAAAGTAGGTTCCCTCTACCCTCGCCTGTCACCTGTCAACCATATCTGTTTTATCGCACGGTTGATAAATCCGACCATGTCTGTCTAAACATTGCTGTACTATCACTAATTTCGATTCAAAATCACATTTGGGATATTGAGTggatatttactttctttcaaTGGTTGTTTTTCAGCGCCCAGAGGTAAGAGAGGATGGAAGACGTTTTATGTCATGCTGAAGGGACTGGTCCTCTACCTGCAGAAGGTACACCAAACCACACCCCTCTCGGCATCCTAACAGTATATCCCACTCGGTGATTGGACGTGTGTGATAACATTCTGCTCTCTGATTGGTCTGTAGGGAGAGTACCGTCCAGAAAAGCAGCTGTCTGAAGAGGATCTGAAGAACGCTGTGTCCATCCACCACTCTCTGGCCATGAGGGCAGCAGACTACAGCAAGAGGCCCAACGTCTTCTACCTGCGCACTGCAGACTGGAGAGTGTTCCTCTTCCAAGCACCGTGAGtctcctcatcctcatctccACCCATTTCTTATCTCCACCAAGTCCACCTCTAATTCCATACAATTAAGAATGTATTTATCTGACCCAATTTTGTGCTCTGTATTGGTACATGGCTATTTCTGCCTTCTACAAGGCTTTACTGACTAAGGGTGTACTACATTCCCCCGRAACAGTAGTGATTGAGAGCAGAGTGGGCAGTGCCCCTGTCATAGAACCCCAGGCTCAGATTATCATTATGTTTTCGTGTCCCTGGAGGACACAGTTGTCTGGTATGTCCTAGATACACACTTTCTTtcagggttgggatcaattctatttcaattcaggaagtggaatttaaaaaaatcctaaTTGAAGATAACTGTCCCTCTTATTCAATTGatatcttttttttgtttactcgGGCTGAGAATTGTGCCCTTAGTCAGTATCCAGATTTCAACTCTCTTGTCCTCCATCTCAGTAATGCAGAGCAGATGCAGTCGTGGATCACGCGTATCAACGCGGTGTCAGCCATGTTCTCAGCGCCACCCTTCCCTGCAGCCATCGGCTCTCAGAAGAAATTCAGCCGTCCGCTGCTGCCTGGCTCCAACACCAAGCTGTCTCAGGTACACAGAGGCCTCCACTCACAccatgaccctctctctctctctctctctctctctctctctctgcttccacataCTAGCTCCCAGTCCAAACCTATTTCCTCCATCCAGTATCTGTTCTGTAGTTAGATCAAcccccacattttttttaaacttgtgtACTTAAGGCAATCATTAAATACACACTCCTGTATACCTCTTTTTGTGTTAAAAACAGAGAAGAACTGCTATTTACAACCATAAAATTACTAAAATGCGTAAGTAAGCATCCATGCTGAGAAGAATTCTGTACAAGTTAACCTGACTTTGGTGTAGCCTTATGTTAATGATCCTCCTTTGTCACGTGACAGGAAGAGCAGGTGAAATCCCATGAGACACGTTTCCGGGCCATCTCCTCTGAGCTGAATGAGTTAACCGCTGTAATTCCAGACAAAAAGGCCAAAGTTCGTGATCTGGAGGAGCACAAGCAACGTGAGGAGTACCTGGAGTTTGAGGTGAGTGATTATTGTTGTTGTCTGGTTTAATATGGTTATAGGGATTGATAGTTGCAGCCAGAGCCATAGTCTAGCCGAGTTTGGTAGACTGCGTTTGTTTTGATATTCAGAATTGAATGGCTGCCAAATTGGCTACCAAATGTTTTTTAGACAATTCCCTTCCAGGTCAGCCAGAATGGAAATAAGAATGATTTAGATTGGTGCCAGAGTCCAGGACCGATTGCCAAGCTCTATTGCCAAACTGGCTCTGATATCAGCTATGGAGAATCCTGTTTGACATCaagtactctttctctctctgatccaGAAAACTCGCTACGGTACGTACGCCATGCTACTGAGGGCTAAGATCCGGAGTGGGGAAGAGGACCTGTCTCTGTTCGAGTCGCGTCTCTTTGACGACGGGGGTCTCCAGAGGGCCCACTCCAGCCCCACTCTGCGGGaggaacacagcagcagcagccaggccAGCAGTGCCAAGAGGGGGGGGCAGCAGCAGTAGTTCCAGCACCAGGGGGAGCAGCAAGACGAAGCGCTCTAAGCCCCAGAGAAACAGCTACAGGAAAGGCTGTCAAACAGTGAGATGGACCCTGGAGGGTGTTGCGGTGGACACGATGGTTTAAACAATTGGATTATCTGTGTTGGATCGATAGACAGGGACCACTGGTGTGACTGGAAaatgagatggaggaggaagatgatggGGGATAGACCTGTTGCATGCTTCTATCCCGAGAAACCACAGGCACTggatgctccagagcactcagtcCTTCATTTTACTATACACATGACTAACTTCTGTGTGGTCCTAAATTCTGGGTCAtatccacatttattttatttgaacgtGCTTTTTGAACCAATTGTTGTTGACAGAGATCTAAAGATGACATTAGATCTGATTTATGTTGAGAGTCGTAGGTTATTTTCCTCCCACGAGAGTTCACTATCTCCATAAATTACATCTATGTGATTACTGCACACAGCCCACCTCCTCCACGTGTAAAGTGAGTTGCCGTGCCGACCAGCTAGGATGGACAGAGACGTGGCTGCATCGGCTCATCTGACTGTTACCATGGAGACGAAACGGAGCCCGGGATCATTCCGTCCGACCAGAGTGCCAGAAACTCAACCCAACCACAATGCATTTGGAGGAAACTGGACGAACGCTGGGCTYTTCACGAGAGACATGATCAATTGGAAAGAATACAGCAGGTTACTGGACATAATTTATGATGCTGCAtgcacatacaacaacaaaaaaatctaaagtcTTTGCTATGATTTTGTTACTCTAAGGACTTTTATTGTGGCAAACTGAACTGGCCCAGAGCCAGGCCCTTCTACTGTGAARATCTGCTGGATCTCATTATTATTTCTAAGGACATTTACACACATCAGCTATGGCACCGCCACTAATCCTTGAGTGTTTTGTCATACTAATGGGTTGATGAAGTAGGTTGATCACATAAGGCTGGCTGTCTATCAGTTTCATGAACTTAAAGAGTAGGAGGACTGCATGCATACGAGGAGATGGAAGACTCACTCAAGAGGACATGCTTCGCTATGGTATCAAAAGACGATTCCCMCCCCTTTTTTTTCTTACGTGATTCACATGGTGTTTTTCATTTGTATAACTGTTAAAAAAAAGGAAACGTGACAGAAGGCTTAGTTTACAGTACATCTCAGCTGTAGGTTAAATGTCTCCACAGGAACAACTCATCAGATAATTGATGATGAATTGATTTAAATTCAGTATCGTGAATTGTAATGGGAAAGAAAATAAGGCACTGCCTGCCACACCCAATctagtatacactgagtggacaaaacattaggaacaccttcctaatattgagttgc
It encodes:
- the LOC111978582 gene encoding PH and SEC7 domain-containing protein 1-like isoform X3 encodes the protein MIGVNSIHSDGRNRSRSLCSVRVRRDFRVMDPFRYPRAPRSRSLKPLSFPDLLGRSQDGQNHPQARKKKAQLGKCRALYNSIRNEKLQWTIDEEELRKSFSELADLRTDSASHTMKRIGSGLGVAQNPDALIYKNGFLVRKVHADSDGKKTPRGKRGWKTFYVMLKGLVLYLQKGEYRPEKQLSEEDLKNAVSIHHSLAMRAADYSKRPNVFYLRTADWRVFLFQAPNAEQMQSWITRINAVSAMFSAPPFPAAIGSQKKFSRPLLPGSNTKLSQEEQVKSHETRFRAISSELNELTAVIPDKKAKVRDLEEHKQREEYLEFEKTRYGTYAMLLRAKIRSGEEDLSLFESRLFDDGGLQRAHSSPTLREEHSSSSQASSAKRGGQQQ
- the LOC111978582 gene encoding PH and SEC7 domain-containing protein 1-like isoform X2 codes for the protein MAHYLLCWGGGALEDMCLDAPYPAIYREKPGHWAPDPFPQQDVGERLALGSTEALANGNKADLQAAKRLAKRLFNLDGFRKSDVARHLSKNNEFSRMVAEEYLSYFNFSGLTIDQALRAFLREFALMGETQERERVLAHFSRRYLQCNPNATPSEDSVHTLTCALMLLNTDLHGHNIGKKMSVLQFIGNLEGLNDGKDFPKELLKALYNSIRNEKLQWTIDEEELRKSFSELADLRTDSASHTMKRIGSGLGVAQNPDALIYKNGFLVRKVHADSDGKKTPRGKRGWKTFYVMLKGLVLYLQKGEYRPEKQLSEEDLKNAVSIHHSLAMRAADYSKRPNVFYLRTADWRVFLFQAPNAEQMQSWITRINAVSAMFSAPPFPAAIGSQKKFSRPLLPGSNTKLSQEEQVKSHETRFRAISSELNELTAVIPDKKAKVRDLEEHKQREEYLEFEKTRYGTYAMLLRAKIRSGEEDLSLFESRLFDDGGLQRAHSSPTLREEHSSSSQASSAKRGGQQQ